The Candidatus Desulfofervidus auxilii DNA segment AAAAGCTTAAGAACAAAAAGATTAAACATTTAGCAATGATATACTCCAATATGCCAGCAGAAAAGGCAGCTAAATTAATGGAGGAGCTAGAAAGTAAAGTTGTAATAAGTATATTGAGGATGATGGATGGAAAAACTGCAGGCAGAATATTATCCTGTATCACTCCTAAGAAGGCAGCAAAAATCAGTGAAGGGTTGACAAGGTAGGAAATTATTTCTTTAAAATAGGCAAACCTTTCCCTCAGAGTAGTAAAGACATAGGCAAAAATTCTTTCTATCCCTACCTTAATCTTTACTTGAGTTCTTTGGCACATAACTTGCTCTAGATTTATTCTAAATGAAAGAAAGTGTTGGTGGTTTGTTATTCCTTACAAAACCAAAAGGATGTTTGAGAGGTAATAACTTGAAAAGATTTCATAAAAAGAGTTTTTCTAAGCTATTAGGAACACTATATGCTATTCCTTTAATGAACTTAGTTAATCAATTGAAAATTAAATATAGAAATCATAGCCATATTTATTCTTCAGAGGGAAGGCTTTTATCAGAGCAAGTTGCTAATTTATTAAAGGGGTTAAAGTCTGAATTAGGATTAAAAAAAGAGGCAACAGAGATTAAACAGCCTTTGGCCTCAAAGGTTGTTTTGGGAGAGGATTTAACAAAGGATCCCGGTTTTAAAGATTTAGAACAGATAATAAAGGGGATAGAGGATGGGAGTATTTCAGAGAAGCGGATTCTCAATTTATTAAAGGGGTTAAAGTCTGAATTAGGATTAAAGAAAGAGGGAGCAGAGATTAAACAGCCTTTGGCCTCAAAGGTTGTTTTGGGACAGAATTTAACAATAACCCAGGTTGGAGCCTTAAGCCCGACAAGTAGGCAGCAACAGAATACAGGTGATATAATTTATAAAATAATTCATTTTATAGAAAAGAATATAAATTCACTGGTTTATAAAGGGCATGAGCACATAAAGATAGAAACTGAGCCACCAAATTTAGGTGTTATAGATATAGAACTTGAAGTTAAAGGCAAACATCTTTCTGCTATATTCTTTACTAGAAGTTTTGAGGTCAAACAAATCTTAGAATCGAATATACATCAACTAAAACAAGCATTTTTAAATAAAGGGATTGAACTTAGCAATTTTCAAATCAGTGTTGCTGACCACTCCATGTCCTGGTTTAAAAAGGAATATAGTGAAGGCTCAAAGTCAGGACAAAGACAGGTTTTTAGGAAAGGGAAAATAGTCTCCCATCTGAGGAATCTAGAACAAAAATGGATTAGAGCAAATTATGGGAATATTGATGTATTTATATAAAAAACAAATTTTAAGGGGGTTTAGATGGCCATCCAAACATTAGAACCTGTGGTAAAAAATGAAGCTCCCCAAAACTCTACAGGGGCTTATTCTAGGTTGGGTAAGGAAGAATTTTTGAAACTTTTTATGGCCCAGATGCAGTATCAAAATCCCTTAGAACCACTTAAGGGGACAGAGTTCACTGCCCAATTGGCTCAATTTAGTCAATTGGAGCAGATGTGGAATATTAATGAAAACTTAAAAAATAATCAATTATTTCTTAATTCATTAAATAATGCCCAAGCGGTGAATTTTATTGGTAAAAATATAAAGGCTGTTGGTAATTCTGTTTATTTAAAAGAAGGAGATAGCGCTTTTATCTATTACAAATTAAAAGAAAATGCAGCTAAGGTGTTTGTCCATATATACGATACAAATGGCAATTTGGTAACCACCTTAGAGCTCAAAAATCAAAAAGCAGGAGAGCAAAAGCTGGAATGGGATGGAAAGGATGATAAGGGAAATTCTTTAGGAAGTGGTCAGTATTCTTTTGAAGTAGAAGCTTATGATGCTGATGAAAAACAGATTGATGTCATTAGTTATATCCAGGGAGAAGTAACAGGCGTAACTTATGAAGAAGCTATAGTTTATCTCTTATTAGGAGAGCAAAAGATAGCTATTAGTGATGTAATAGAGATTAAGAAAAATGAAATATAGGAGGGAAAAATGATAAGTTCATTATTTACTGGTATAACAGGGCTCAGTTCCCAGAGTAAGGCTATGGGGGTAATTAGCGATAACATTGCTAATATAAATACCATTGGTTTTAAGAGCAGCCGTTTTTCATTTGCTGATATATTGAGTGCTTCTATAGGAGGAGCAACAAATGTTCAAGTAGGTGGGGGAGTGAGGCTTAGTAGTGTATTGCCAAATTTTATAGAGGGTTCAATTGTAACTACAGGAAATCCTACTGATTTGGCTATTGATGGGAACGGTTTTTTTATTGTAAGCGATGGCTCAGGCAATTTCTATACCCGCGCCGGCCAGTTTGTCCAAAATGGTAATGGGGAATTGACCACACCAGAAGGCTATGTGTTGCAAGGATGGAATCTGGAGGACAATTCCTTTGGGAATATTAACTTAAGTAATGTAATATGTCCACCAAAGGCCACAGAGAAGGTAGAATTGAAGCTGAATCTTTGCTCTGAAGCAGAAGTTCCTGCTACTCCTTTTGATGCTACAAATATTTCATCAGATATGTATAATTATTCTACCAGTGTTGCTGTATACGACTCTCTTGGTTGTGAACATGAAGTAACTATTTATTTTGTGAAGACCGGGGATAATGCATGGGAGGCCCATTATGTTTATACCCAGGCTGATGGCACAGTAGCAGAAGCAGGAACTCAATCCTTAACTTTCAATGATGGTAGTGACCCTAGTAAACCTGCAGGTTCTCTCTCAGATGACAGTGATGATACCGCTATTAGCTTTGATTTTGGAGACATTACCTTTGATTATGGAACAGGCACAGATGAAACACCAGCAGGGGATGGCTTAGATGGGACTACCCAATTTTGCTCAGCTTGCACTCTCAATTCTCTTACTCAGGATGGATATGGAGCAGGCTCATTAAAAAACATATCCATAGATGAAGAAGGGGTTATCTCAGGAGTATTCTCAAATGGTGAATTAAAGGAGCTTTATCAAATTGCCTTAGCCAGTTTTTCTGCACCCTGTTATTTGCAAAAAATAGGGGATAACCTTTATGAAATTACAGGTAAATCAGGTCAACCTATTATAGGAAAACCCAATACTGGTGATAAGGGAAAGATAGTTGCTGGGTCTTTAGAGCAATCTAATGTAGATATAGCAAAAGAGTTTACCAATATGATTCTTGTTCAACGGGCATTTCAAGCAAATTCAAAAGTTATTACTACTTCTGATATAATGCTAGATGACCTGATAAGAATGAAACGTTAATTTTATGTCAAAAAATTGACACTCTAGCAGCCAGAATTACTTCTAAATACTGGCTGTTGTCTTAATTTTGACACATTTGTGCAATCATTTTCAAAAAATCAGGTAGAGGCACAGGCAAAGGTAAAGATTTTTTCTCTGCCTTTACCTTAACCTTTACCTGACTTTCTTTATTTGGCATATTAATTGCTTTTAAGCTAACGTATGGATTTAGCAACCATTATAGGCACTATTTTAGCATTTTCCTTAGTAATTATGGCCATTATTATGGGTGGAACATTAGATGCATTTATTAATCTTCCATCCCTTTTGATAGTTATGGGGGGCACAATAGGTGCTACTGCTATTAACTATCCACTAAAAGATATTTTAGGGGTTATAAAGGTAGCAAAAAATGCCATTTTCTGTAAGGATTCTGTAAATTTTTCTGAATTAATCTCCAATTTTCTTAAAATGGCTGATAAGGCAAGGCGAGAAGGTATTCTTTCCTTAGAAGGTTTCATAAAAGAATCTCATGATGAATTTTTAAAATATGGCCTTAGGTTATGTGTGGATGGTGTAGAACCTCAATCTATCAAACAAATATTAGAAAAAGATATAAAAAGTTCTTCAGAGCGGCATGAATTAGGGGCTAATATATTTCTTTCTATGGGGGATTATGCACCTGCCTTTGGCATGATTGGCACCCTTATTGGTTTGGTTCAGATGCTAGCCAAGCTGGATGACCCTAGCAATATAGGACCTGCTATGGCAGTAGCTTTAATAACTACATTCTATGGAGCACTTCTAGCAAATGCTGTTTTTTTGCCTATAGCAGGAAAGCTCAAAACTAAAAGTGAAGAGGAAATATTTGTTAAAAAAATTATGTTAGAAGGAATTATGGGCATTACCAATGGTGATAATCCCAGGATATTAGAACAAAAATTAAACACATTTTTACCTAGTAAAGAAAGGGTATCTTTTAAATGAAAAAAGGACAAATTTTCTTACAAATTTCTCTATATATGATTCTTTTATGCTTTTTTATCTATTTAAATTCCTATGCTGAGATAAGTGAGAAAAAGGGAACAGCGGTTTTAAGGTCTTTAACAGATGTGTTTAGTGTTCTACCTGAAGGGCAATCACCCTTAGGGCAAACAAAAAGAGGAGAAGTTATCTCAGAAATACCTATGGAAAAGGTAGAGGATTTAGAGATAAGAGAAATAAGAAGATTAATCATTTTTAGTAATTTAGAAGAGGAAATAAAAATTTATAAAAAAGGAAGACAAAGAATTATCATCATTCCAGATGATGTGCTTTTTGATGAACAATATAAGATAAAGACAAAAGTTTTTCCCTTTTTAAAAAAAATGTGCAAAATCTTAAGCAAATCTCAATATTCCATTAAGATAGAAGGTCATACAGACAATATTCCTATCCCAAACTTTTCAAATAATTTTGAATTCTCTGCATTTAAGGCATTAAGGCTATTAAAGTTTTTCATAAATATAGGTAACATAAATCCTCACCGTCTTTCTGCCTTTGGATATGGTGAATATAGACCTTTACTCCCGAATAATTCACCCGAAGATAGAAGTAAAAATAACAGAATTCAAATTATTTTATATACCAAAGAAGAAAAGGATTTTAAAAAAATAAATGCCTTAAAAAAACCACCTACTTTTTTTAGATTTAAGAATTTTATTTTTAAAATCTTTGGCGGAGAAGGGTTGTGAAAAAAGAAAAGAGTTCCTGGATGCTTACTTTTTGTGATTTGTTAATGCTTCTTCTGACATTTTTTGTTCTTTTATATTCTATGTCCAGTATATATCCTGAGTATTTAAAAATATTAAAAAAAAGTTTTTTGAGAACCACCGTATGGGGAATTGGTGGTCTTTCAGCTACAGAGGTGAGAGAAATAAGAGAAGTAATGCTTATTTTAAAATCATTAAAGTTTGTATCTTCAGGCATTCCTTATAAAAAAGCATTAAAAGAGAATGAATATAAAAAACTAGAGGAGATACTAGGGCATGATGTATGGATAAGGCCCAGACAAGGCGGGGCAAGTATTGTATTTAAAAGTGATGTGTTATTTGATTCTGGCAAGGCAGAACTTAAGAAAGAATGCCTTCCTGTTTTAGAAAAAATAGCTAAGGTTATAAATTTTACCACATGCCCTATTTCCATAGAGGGTCATACTGATGATAGGCCTATTCATACCCCAAAATATCCTTCAAATTGGGAGCTTTCTCTTTTTAGGGCATCTAGTGTCCTAAAATATTTCATGGATAAAAAAATAAATCCCAGCCGTTTTAGTATAGGAGGTTATGCCCATACAAGGCCTTTATATCCCAATAATTCGGAAAAAAACAGAGCGAAAAATAGAAGGGTAGAGATTGTTTTTTGGAGGTGAAAATGATTGAAGAAAAAAGAGAAATGAGAAAGGAGAAAGAGGAAGAAAAAAAGGAAAAAACAGGAAAGAAAAAAATCTTAAAAATTGCCATTATTTCGGGATTGGCTTTTGTTATTATAATCGCAATTGGAGCTATATCTTGGGTGTTATTGCCTAAGTTTTCAAAAACATCAACTGAGGTAAAGACTTCTAAAACAGATACAAATATATCTACTTCTGTATCTACATATGCATTAGATGATTTTATAGTCAATCTATTTCATCCTTCAGAAGATAGATTTTTAAGAATAAAAATTGAGTTAGGGTTAGAAGGCCAAGACACACAAAAAGAAATTGAGAAAAAACTCCCTAAAATTCGAGACTCCTTATTAATGCTGTTATCAAGTAAAAGTGTTGAAGAAATAAGCACACTTCAGGGGAAATTAATCCTTAAGAATGAAATTATAAATAGAATTAATTCTATCTTAAATACAGGACATATATCAGCAGTATACTTCACAGAGTTTATAATTCAATAGGGGTTATAAAATGGAAAGAGTGTTGACACAAGAAGAAGTAGATGCCCTCCTTGAGGGAATAAGTGAAGGAGAGATAGAAACAGAAACAAAGCAACCACCTAAAGGCGTTGTCCCTTTTGATTTTACAAAGCAACAAAGGATTATTAGAGGGGATATGCCTACTTTAGATGTAATGAATGAGCATTTCTCACAACATTTAAAAATCTCTCTTTCTAGTGTTTTAAAAGATATAATTGATGTAAACCCTGTTTGGGTAAGGGTAATGAGATTTGGGGAATTTATGCAGAGTTTACCAGTCCCTACTAGTCTTCACATTTATAAAATGAAGCCTTTAATGGGGCACAATCTCCTGATTATAGGAGCTAAGATTGCAATTTGCTTTGTGGAGCTACTTTTAGGAGGAAAATTGAAAACAGAGATCAAAACCGAAGGAAGGGATTTTACACTTATTGAGGCTCACTTGATAAAACAGATAGTTTTTAAAATCTTAGCAGATTTGGAGAAGTCATGGAAATTAGTATGTCCTATTAAGATAGAGTACTTAAGAAGTGAGTCTAATCCTCAATTTGCAGGGATTGTTATGCTCACAGAAATGGTAATCGTTATTAAATATTCTATTAAGATAGGCGAAATAAAAGATTTCATTACATTATGTATACCTTATTCAAGTATAGAGCCTATTCGGGAAAGGCTTTGTGCCAGATTTCAAAGTCACCAATTAGAGCAGGATAATACTTGGGTTGAGCGATTGAAAAGAGAAATCAAAGAGACCAAGGTAGAAGTGTGTATAGAATTAGCCAAGACAATCTTGGA contains these protein-coding regions:
- a CDS encoding flagellar hook assembly protein FlgD: MAIQTLEPVVKNEAPQNSTGAYSRLGKEEFLKLFMAQMQYQNPLEPLKGTEFTAQLAQFSQLEQMWNINENLKNNQLFLNSLNNAQAVNFIGKNIKAVGNSVYLKEGDSAFIYYKLKENAAKVFVHIYDTNGNLVTTLELKNQKAGEQKLEWDGKDDKGNSLGSGQYSFEVEAYDADEKQIDVISYIQGEVTGVTYEEAIVYLLLGEQKIAISDVIEIKKNEI
- a CDS encoding OmpA/MotB family protein, with amino-acid sequence MKKEKSSWMLTFCDLLMLLLTFFVLLYSMSSIYPEYLKILKKSFLRTTVWGIGGLSATEVREIREVMLILKSLKFVSSGIPYKKALKENEYKKLEEILGHDVWIRPRQGGASIVFKSDVLFDSGKAELKKECLPVLEKIAKVINFTTCPISIEGHTDDRPIHTPKYPSNWELSLFRASSVLKYFMDKKINPSRFSIGGYAHTRPLYPNNSEKNRAKNRRVEIVFWR
- a CDS encoding flagellar hook protein FlgE translates to MISSLFTGITGLSSQSKAMGVISDNIANINTIGFKSSRFSFADILSASIGGATNVQVGGGVRLSSVLPNFIEGSIVTTGNPTDLAIDGNGFFIVSDGSGNFYTRAGQFVQNGNGELTTPEGYVLQGWNLEDNSFGNINLSNVICPPKATEKVELKLNLCSEAEVPATPFDATNISSDMYNYSTSVAVYDSLGCEHEVTIYFVKTGDNAWEAHYVYTQADGTVAEAGTQSLTFNDGSDPSKPAGSLSDDSDDTAISFDFGDITFDYGTGTDETPAGDGLDGTTQFCSACTLNSLTQDGYGAGSLKNISIDEEGVISGVFSNGELKELYQIALASFSAPCYLQKIGDNLYEITGKSGQPIIGKPNTGDKGKIVAGSLEQSNVDIAKEFTNMILVQRAFQANSKVITTSDIMLDDLIRMKR
- a CDS encoding motility protein A, yielding MDLATIIGTILAFSLVIMAIIMGGTLDAFINLPSLLIVMGGTIGATAINYPLKDILGVIKVAKNAIFCKDSVNFSELISNFLKMADKARREGILSLEGFIKESHDEFLKYGLRLCVDGVEPQSIKQILEKDIKSSSERHELGANIFLSMGDYAPAFGMIGTLIGLVQMLAKLDDPSNIGPAMAVALITTFYGALLANAVFLPIAGKLKTKSEEEIFVKKIMLEGIMGITNGDNPRILEQKLNTFLPSKERVSFK
- a CDS encoding flagellar basal body-associated FliL family protein, with the translated sequence MIEEKREMRKEKEEEKKEKTGKKKILKIAIISGLAFVIIIAIGAISWVLLPKFSKTSTEVKTSKTDTNISTSVSTYALDDFIVNLFHPSEDRFLRIKIELGLEGQDTQKEIEKKLPKIRDSLLMLLSSKSVEEISTLQGKLILKNEIINRINSILNTGHISAVYFTEFIIQ
- a CDS encoding OmpA/MotB family protein; its protein translation is MKKGQIFLQISLYMILLCFFIYLNSYAEISEKKGTAVLRSLTDVFSVLPEGQSPLGQTKRGEVISEIPMEKVEDLEIREIRRLIIFSNLEEEIKIYKKGRQRIIIIPDDVLFDEQYKIKTKVFPFLKKMCKILSKSQYSIKIEGHTDNIPIPNFSNNFEFSAFKALRLLKFFINIGNINPHRLSAFGYGEYRPLLPNNSPEDRSKNNRIQIILYTKEEKDFKKINALKKPPTFFRFKNFIFKIFGGEGL
- a CDS encoding flagellar hook-length control protein FliK, with the protein product MKESVGGLLFLTKPKGCLRGNNLKRFHKKSFSKLLGTLYAIPLMNLVNQLKIKYRNHSHIYSSEGRLLSEQVANLLKGLKSELGLKKEATEIKQPLASKVVLGEDLTKDPGFKDLEQIIKGIEDGSISEKRILNLLKGLKSELGLKKEGAEIKQPLASKVVLGQNLTITQVGALSPTSRQQQNTGDIIYKIIHFIEKNINSLVYKGHEHIKIETEPPNLGVIDIELEVKGKHLSAIFFTRSFEVKQILESNIHQLKQAFLNKGIELSNFQISVADHSMSWFKKEYSEGSKSGQRQVFRKGKIVSHLRNLEQKWIRANYGNIDVFI
- the fliM gene encoding flagellar motor switch protein FliM — its product is MERVLTQEEVDALLEGISEGEIETETKQPPKGVVPFDFTKQQRIIRGDMPTLDVMNEHFSQHLKISLSSVLKDIIDVNPVWVRVMRFGEFMQSLPVPTSLHIYKMKPLMGHNLLIIGAKIAICFVELLLGGKLKTEIKTEGRDFTLIEAHLIKQIVFKILADLEKSWKLVCPIKIEYLRSESNPQFAGIVMLTEMVIVIKYSIKIGEIKDFITLCIPYSSIEPIRERLCARFQSHQLEQDNTWVERLKREIKETKVEVCIELAKTILEVKDLLSLKKGDIIKLNKDIKSPLTLKVEGIPKFLGYAGVLRGNKAFKINSEI